The following coding sequences lie in one Eubacterium ventriosum genomic window:
- a CDS encoding NAD(P)/FAD-dependent oxidoreductase, translated as MDVIIIGAGASGLMAAITAANQGAKVTVIEHENKPGKKILVTGNGKCNITNTKMNEECFYGNKNFIKNVLDNFGYKDTIEFFMSLGMRTKDKNGYIYPAGEQAATVLEILRITAENLGVKIKTNNNVNSVKYRDRKFLVDIGIELQCDKLIVATGGMAAPKTGSTGLGYPLAEQFGHTIVETKPALTALITEKDLLNKAAGVRTTANIWFENSARKKDENSNEANKYSETGELQITDYGISGIPVFNISRMATKGTLIHIDFIPDYSINDIVEYWAKTSDYNPKIQLGTVMDGMLNTKITAVMLEKACIKYNCLLGELHLDETLNLLKLLKDYQIVVNKPRDFNFAQVTAGGVSTEEVNSLTMESKKQPGLYFAGEILDVDGICGGYNLQFAWATGATAGRNCVE; from the coding sequence ATGGATGTAATAATAATAGGTGCCGGTGCTTCCGGACTTATGGCTGCGATTACTGCTGCAAATCAGGGAGCAAAGGTTACTGTAATAGAACATGAAAATAAGCCGGGCAAGAAGATTCTTGTTACAGGTAATGGAAAATGTAATATTACAAATACAAAAATGAATGAAGAGTGCTTTTATGGCAACAAAAATTTTATAAAAAATGTATTAGACAACTTTGGATATAAAGACACCATTGAATTTTTTATGTCATTGGGAATGAGAACTAAGGATAAGAACGGATATATTTATCCTGCAGGAGAACAGGCAGCAACAGTTCTTGAAATTTTAAGAATTACCGCTGAAAATCTTGGGGTGAAAATTAAAACAAATAATAATGTTAATTCTGTAAAATATAGGGATAGAAAGTTTTTGGTAGATATAGGAATTGAATTACAGTGTGATAAGCTTATTGTTGCCACTGGAGGAATGGCTGCTCCAAAAACAGGATCCACAGGATTAGGATATCCTTTGGCTGAACAGTTTGGTCATACAATTGTTGAAACAAAGCCTGCACTTACAGCTTTAATTACTGAAAAAGACTTACTTAATAAGGCGGCAGGTGTAAGAACAACAGCCAATATATGGTTTGAAAATAGTGCCAGGAAAAAAGACGAAAATTCTAATGAGGCTAATAAATATTCTGAAACAGGGGAATTACAGATTACAGATTATGGCATATCCGGAATACCTGTTTTTAACATAAGCAGAATGGCCACTAAGGGAACATTAATACATATTGATTTTATTCCTGATTATTCAATAAATGACATTGTTGAATATTGGGCAAAAACATCTGATTACAATCCTAAAATTCAGTTAGGCACAGTAATGGATGGAATGTTAAATACAAAGATTACAGCAGTTATGCTTGAAAAAGCATGTATAAAATATAATTGTTTGCTTGGAGAGTTACATTTAGATGAAACCCTTAATTTGCTTAAATTGTTAAAGGATTATCAGATTGTTGTAAATAAGCCAAGAGATTTTAATTTTGCTCAGGTTACGGCTGGCGGAGTAAGCACGGAAGAGGTTAATAGTCTGACTATGGAATCAAAAAAACAGCCGGGATTATATTTTGCAGGAGAAATACTTGATGTAGATGGCATATGCGGAGGCTATAATTTACAGTTTGCCTGGGCAACAGGAGCTACTGCCGGAAGGAATTGTGTAGAATGA
- a CDS encoding NAD(P)/FAD-dependent oxidoreductase yields the protein MKFIKVSNIKINVDESVDKAFEKAIKEAGINNKDIIEQKIVKYSIDARHKDSIKKLYTIGFKIKKYNKNRKNVVVLDREPEYEFVPTGTEKLKNRPVIVGFGPAGMFCGYMLAMYGYKPIIVERGSKVDQRLKKIEEFWSTGKLDENSNVQFGEGGAGTFSDGKLNTGIKDKENRINLVLKTFVENGAKENILYDAKPHVGTDILSVVVKNMRKYIESKGGTFFFDTEMTDFTTENNVLKAVKLSNGEEIETNICVLAIGHSARDTFEMIFNKGINMEQKPFAIGVRVEHPQEKINKSQYGFNDNRLGAASYKLTYKTDNGRGVYSFCMCPGGFVVNAASEKETCVVNGMSYSKRDSRNANSAIVTTVTPQDYPSKHPLAGVEFQRKLERKAFAEGNGNIPIQRLEDFRNNKKTEALGKITPEIKGKYSFGNLNNVLPEYVCKSISDAMEYFERKIEGFNDNDTIMSAVESRTSSPVRIIRDENYQSNVRGLIPAGEGAGYAGGITSAAIDGIKIFEFIGKNFHKPEDFC from the coding sequence ATGAAATTTATAAAAGTATCAAATATTAAAATTAACGTGGACGAAAGCGTGGATAAAGCTTTTGAAAAAGCAATTAAGGAAGCAGGAATCAATAACAAAGACATTATTGAGCAAAAAATAGTTAAATATTCAATTGATGCAAGACATAAAGATAGTATTAAAAAGTTATATACAATAGGTTTTAAAATAAAAAAATATAACAAGAATAGGAAAAATGTTGTTGTCCTTGACAGGGAACCTGAATATGAATTTGTGCCAACAGGAACAGAAAAACTAAAAAACAGACCTGTTATTGTAGGCTTTGGCCCTGCAGGAATGTTTTGCGGATATATGCTTGCAATGTATGGTTACAAGCCAATTATTGTTGAAAGAGGAAGTAAGGTTGACCAAAGACTTAAGAAAATAGAAGAATTCTGGTCTACAGGAAAACTTGATGAAAATTCAAATGTTCAGTTTGGAGAAGGCGGTGCAGGAACCTTTTCAGATGGCAAATTAAATACGGGAATAAAGGATAAAGAAAATAGAATAAATTTAGTTTTGAAAACTTTTGTGGAAAATGGAGCAAAAGAAAACATTCTCTATGATGCAAAACCACACGTAGGCACGGACATACTTTCAGTTGTTGTAAAAAATATGCGTAAATATATTGAAAGTAAAGGCGGGACATTTTTTTTTGACACTGAAATGACTGATTTTACAACAGAAAATAATGTTCTAAAGGCTGTTAAACTTAGCAATGGGGAAGAAATAGAAACAAATATTTGTGTACTTGCCATAGGGCATAGTGCAAGAGATACCTTTGAAATGATTTTCAATAAAGGCATAAATATGGAACAGAAACCTTTTGCCATAGGTGTAAGAGTTGAACATCCTCAGGAAAAGATAAACAAAAGTCAGTACGGCTTTAATGATAACCGTTTAGGAGCTGCAAGCTACAAACTTACATATAAAACGGACAACGGACGTGGAGTTTACTCTTTCTGTATGTGCCCCGGAGGATTTGTTGTAAATGCAGCTTCTGAAAAGGAAACATGCGTAGTTAACGGAATGAGTTATAGTAAGCGTGACAGCAGAAATGCCAACAGTGCCATTGTAACAACTGTAACACCACAGGATTATCCATCAAAACATCCTTTGGCAGGAGTGGAATTTCAAAGAAAATTAGAGAGAAAAGCTTTTGCTGAAGGAAATGGAAATATTCCAATTCAAAGACTGGAAGATTTTAGAAATAATAAAAAAACAGAGGCACTTGGAAAAATCACCCCTGAAATAAAAGGAAAATATTCTTTTGGTAATTTAAATAATGTATTGCCTGAATATGTTTGTAAATCCATAAGTGATGCAATGGAATATTTTGAAAGAAAGATAGAGGGCTTTAATGACAATGACACAATAATGTCAGCAGTTGAAAGCAGAACATCATCCCCTGTAAGAATAATAAGAGATGAAAATTACCAGTCAAATGTTAGGGGACTTATTCCTGCAGGCGAGGGTGCAGGATATGCGGGAGGAATAACATCTGCTGCAATAGATGGGATAAAAATATTTGAATTTATTGGCAAAAATTTTCACAAACCGGAAGATTTTTGTTAG
- a CDS encoding DUF896 domain-containing protein: MDKLKIARINELYKKSKTEGLTETEKEEQKQLRNEYRMAVINNLHSSLNNVSIENEDGTITELKTKVITKEIRNN; encoded by the coding sequence ATGGATAAGTTAAAGATAGCAAGAATAAATGAATTATACAAAAAATCTAAAACAGAAGGTTTAACAGAGACAGAAAAGGAAGAGCAGAAACAGCTTCGTAATGAATATAGAATGGCCGTTATTAATAATCTTCACTCATCACTTAATAATGTAAGTATTGAAAATGAAGATGGAACAATAACAGAATTAAAAACAAAAGTAATAACAAAAGAGATTAGAAATAATTAA
- a CDS encoding 5-formyltetrahydrofolate cyclo-ligase has translation MTDKKQLRKELIAKRKKMTDEEFSKKSLRICNRLLNNSQYLKSKVIYCYYSVNKEVDLLPFIKQALEDGKIIAFPKVKGQNMDFFEVKSLEELEPGYFNIPEPPETTPAPKGDLIIVPGVAFSKKGERLGYGGGFYDRFLEHHKVYTIGVAYDFQIMNSLPTEEHDRKLNEIITN, from the coding sequence ATGACAGATAAAAAGCAGCTTAGGAAAGAGCTTATTGCAAAAAGAAAAAAAATGACTGATGAAGAATTTTCAAAGAAAAGTCTTCGTATATGTAACAGACTTTTAAATAATAGTCAGTATTTAAAAAGCAAAGTAATATATTGTTATTATAGTGTAAATAAAGAGGTTGATTTATTGCCTTTTATAAAGCAGGCTTTAGAAGATGGAAAGATTATAGCTTTTCCTAAAGTAAAAGGACAAAATATGGACTTTTTTGAAGTCAAATCTTTAGAAGAATTAGAACCGGGATATTTTAATATTCCGGAGCCACCAGAAACCACCCCGGCTCCAAAAGGAGACTTGATTATTGTACCGGGAGTGGCTTTTTCTAAGAAAGGGGAAAGACTTGGATATGGTGGTGGCTTTTATGACCGTTTTTTGGAACATCATAAGGTTTATACTATTGGAGTAGCATATGATTTTCAAATTATGAACAGCCTGCCAACAGAAGAACACGACAGGAAACTTAACGAAATAATAACCAATTAA